From the genome of Streptomyces sp. NBC_01116, one region includes:
- a CDS encoding helix-turn-helix domain-containing protein: MPVRTTTTRRRQLGAMMRKLRASRGLTLEEAGRLVGVSKATVSRYETQEGPVKWPIVDALCRQYDASEAERCAVVALAKDAKRQGWWGPFSESIPADMNLLLTLEDEAAREDHFSCMYVPGLLQTRGYSTAIQQANEMRLATTEVERLVDIRMKRQEILARERPPHLWAILDESVIRRVVGSPAIMREQLGHLLRANESPGVTLQVLPFSKGAHAAALGSFVILGGAEPSLDVVYVDLHVGSVFMEKEHELDRYRLAFDYLRAQALDMAASSAVIERVCKEI; encoded by the coding sequence ATGCCCGTCAGAACGACCACCACGCGTCGCCGTCAGCTCGGCGCGATGATGCGGAAGCTGCGAGCAAGCAGAGGCTTGACCCTTGAGGAAGCTGGCCGGCTGGTAGGTGTATCGAAGGCCACCGTCAGCCGGTACGAGACTCAGGAAGGCCCAGTGAAGTGGCCCATCGTCGACGCCCTGTGCCGGCAGTACGACGCGTCGGAAGCTGAGCGCTGCGCGGTCGTAGCTCTCGCCAAGGACGCGAAACGGCAGGGCTGGTGGGGTCCGTTCAGCGAATCGATCCCCGCCGACATGAACCTCCTCCTCACACTGGAAGACGAGGCGGCGCGCGAGGACCACTTTTCCTGCATGTACGTACCCGGCCTCTTGCAGACGCGGGGGTACAGCACCGCGATTCAGCAGGCCAATGAGATGCGCTTGGCGACTACGGAGGTCGAACGGCTCGTCGATATCCGCATGAAGCGCCAGGAGATCCTCGCCCGCGAACGGCCTCCGCACCTGTGGGCCATCCTGGACGAGTCAGTCATCCGACGTGTGGTCGGGTCGCCCGCGATCATGCGAGAGCAGCTCGGTCACCTCCTCAGGGCGAACGAGTCCCCGGGCGTTACCCTCCAGGTCCTCCCGTTCTCCAAGGGAGCGCATGCGGCGGCTTTGGGCAGCTTCGTCATCCTGGGAGGAGCGGAACCGTCGCTCGATGTCGTCTACGTAGATCTCCATGTCGGCTCTGTGTTCATGGAGAAGGAGCACGAACTGGACCGGTACCGGCTCGCGTTCGACTATCTGCGCGCGCAGGCGCTGGACATGGCGGCGTCATCAGCTGTGATCGAACGCGTCTGCAAGGAGATCTGA
- a CDS encoding DUF397 domain-containing protein — translation MPSTSSSDAQSWFKSSHSGGNTTECVEAARLGEATAIRDSKAVEEGSLLFRPTSWVSFVSALQDGRLEA, via the coding sequence ATGCCTTCCACCTCGTCCAGCGATGCCCAGAGCTGGTTCAAGTCCTCACACAGCGGCGGCAACACCACTGAATGCGTAGAGGCCGCGCGCCTTGGCGAAGCGACGGCTATACGCGACTCGAAAGCCGTGGAAGAGGGCTCTCTGCTCTTCCGGCCGACTTCGTGGGTTTCCTTCGTATCGGCCCTTCAGGATGGACGCCTTGAGGCATGA
- a CDS encoding DUF397 domain-containing protein: MNGNLYALSAPAADAFATYCGGNAGGSNETCVSLAAIPGAEASFVLRDSKPEGAGKELRFTGAELDDFVAGWVRTRGLTL, translated from the coding sequence ATGAACGGAAATCTCTATGCCCTGTCGGCCCCCGCAGCCGACGCCTTCGCCACCTACTGCGGCGGCAACGCCGGCGGCTCCAACGAGACCTGCGTGAGCCTCGCCGCGATCCCCGGCGCGGAGGCATCCTTCGTCCTCCGTGACAGCAAGCCCGAGGGCGCGGGCAAGGAGCTGCGCTTCACCGGGGCGGAGCTCGACGACTTCGTCGCCGGGTGGGTCAGGACGAGGGGCCTGACGCTCTAA
- a CDS encoding JmjC domain-containing protein yields MSLNLLLPEPGVTALLTSWPDKPCVYEREAGELDRVINAETIDHYLDTGCVPADEIAVVSDGTALHPDRHRTAGRTDPAKLRSLYEDGHTIRLGNLQRVVPFLADVSRGIQQETGYSNYLHAFVTPPGRQGLVHHWDQQMAVIVQIAGVKQWQLWRPMFPSPMRAYQESFRVRDAGFIPQWEAAGPDLEVDLRPGQALLLPRGWVHHPHTLGAEARSIHLTFAIRERTPVWVAEKLVSGVIEKDAFRRVILPGEITGQRLSAHVRDVRQALVEHLAGLDVDDFAQFLVRAAASEKEYTT; encoded by the coding sequence GTGTCACTCAACCTCTTACTGCCCGAACCGGGCGTGACAGCGCTCCTGACCTCCTGGCCGGACAAGCCATGCGTGTACGAACGTGAGGCCGGCGAGCTCGACCGTGTGATCAACGCGGAGACCATCGACCACTACCTGGACACCGGGTGCGTGCCCGCCGACGAGATCGCCGTCGTGAGTGACGGCACGGCGCTGCACCCCGACCGCCACCGCACGGCGGGCCGGACCGACCCGGCGAAGCTGCGGAGTCTGTACGAGGACGGCCATACGATCCGGCTCGGCAACCTCCAGCGGGTCGTCCCCTTCCTGGCGGACGTCTCCCGCGGCATCCAGCAGGAGACCGGCTACAGCAACTACCTGCACGCCTTCGTCACCCCACCCGGCCGCCAGGGCCTGGTCCACCACTGGGACCAGCAGATGGCCGTCATCGTGCAGATCGCGGGCGTCAAGCAGTGGCAGCTCTGGCGCCCGATGTTCCCTTCCCCGATGCGGGCGTACCAGGAATCATTCCGCGTCCGGGATGCAGGCTTCATCCCGCAGTGGGAGGCCGCGGGCCCCGATCTGGAGGTCGATCTCCGACCGGGTCAGGCACTGCTCCTGCCGAGAGGGTGGGTGCACCACCCTCATACGCTCGGCGCGGAGGCCCGCAGCATCCACCTGACGTTCGCGATCCGGGAGCGCACGCCGGTCTGGGTCGCGGAGAAGCTCGTCAGCGGTGTGATCGAGAAGGATGCTTTCCGGCGGGTCATCCTTCCCGGCGAGATCACGGGGCAGCGGTTGTCCGCGCATGTGCGGGACGTCCGTCAGGCGCTGGTCGAGCACCTGGCCGGTCTCGATGTGGACGACTTCGCTCAGTTCCTGGTCCGAGCCGCCGCATCGGAGAAGGAGTACACCACGTGA
- a CDS encoding alpha/beta hydrolase: MDLATLKAFKPSEYEEAADGYRTTGDMASEAKDAIDNRISVELRNQLEGEAAKAAVEELKSLSKNFHYTQTECGLVSTALNGFAFDIAVAKRKLEAAMEDARAGGCTVNANGSVSYPAGRKPGDEKTADGGTVTGSAGGSATSDALERQAVNIHPNPYYGRAMAYANRIADALEEATDADTKWAPKLRALKADDDLTVSHRDWADAQSDTGGVREAGKAYIDSLPEPPKDGSPKDNAAWWKGLSAEEQSAHLALNAASIGALDGLPAVTRDEANRMVLAHSRAHVELELAKIPAEPARYSPNNNGTYPAVIQNASWTQWNEKYGERFAQLTKNQDGMKSIQERFDSTGVNGLPPAYLLGFDTEKDGRAIVANGNPDTAAHTAVYVPGTTSNLGAIGGDVERMTELWRESDAMSGGKEVSTITWLGYDAPQSVVKDAPFRHYADDGAPAFNQFMDGLNVANSTDSGGHHTAIGHSYGTTLIGSAARQGELNADDVVFAGSPGVQVGEASQMDVPKGHVWNEEAEDDPVPDLGRFGHGGSQWHMGGGVGIIPSDELFGANQMSTDGSEGHSEYWVRDTDSLRNQAAVVTGQYGKVQIEE; the protein is encoded by the coding sequence ATGGACCTTGCGACACTCAAAGCCTTCAAGCCGTCGGAGTACGAAGAGGCCGCGGACGGCTATCGGACGACCGGTGACATGGCCTCCGAGGCCAAGGACGCGATCGACAACCGGATCAGTGTGGAACTCCGCAACCAGCTGGAGGGCGAAGCGGCGAAGGCGGCGGTCGAGGAACTGAAGAGCCTCTCGAAGAACTTCCACTACACGCAGACCGAGTGCGGCCTGGTGAGCACCGCGCTGAACGGCTTCGCCTTCGACATCGCGGTGGCCAAGCGCAAGCTGGAAGCGGCCATGGAGGACGCACGGGCCGGCGGCTGCACGGTGAACGCGAACGGCTCCGTCTCGTATCCGGCGGGCAGGAAGCCCGGCGACGAGAAGACGGCGGACGGCGGCACGGTGACCGGGAGCGCGGGCGGCAGCGCGACGTCCGACGCGCTGGAGCGCCAGGCGGTGAACATCCACCCGAACCCGTACTACGGCAGGGCGATGGCCTACGCGAACCGCATCGCCGACGCCCTGGAAGAGGCCACGGACGCGGACACGAAGTGGGCGCCGAAGCTGCGCGCACTGAAGGCCGACGACGACTTGACGGTCTCCCACCGCGACTGGGCGGACGCGCAGTCGGACACCGGCGGCGTCCGCGAGGCGGGCAAGGCCTACATCGACTCCCTCCCGGAGCCCCCGAAGGACGGCAGCCCGAAGGACAACGCGGCCTGGTGGAAGGGCCTCAGCGCGGAGGAGCAGTCGGCGCACCTCGCCCTGAACGCTGCTTCGATCGGAGCACTGGACGGGCTGCCCGCCGTGACGCGTGACGAGGCCAACCGCATGGTGCTTGCACACTCCAGGGCACATGTGGAGCTGGAACTCGCCAAGATTCCTGCCGAGCCCGCGAGGTACTCACCCAATAACAATGGCACGTACCCGGCTGTCATTCAGAACGCCAGTTGGACCCAGTGGAACGAGAAGTATGGTGAGCGGTTCGCGCAGCTCACCAAAAATCAGGACGGCATGAAGAGCATTCAGGAACGGTTCGACTCGACTGGCGTGAATGGGCTGCCACCCGCCTACCTCTTGGGATTTGATACCGAGAAGGACGGTCGAGCGATCGTTGCCAACGGTAATCCCGATACTGCGGCTCACACGGCCGTTTACGTTCCTGGCACCACGTCGAATCTCGGCGCGATTGGGGGTGACGTTGAACGCATGACTGAACTCTGGCGAGAGTCAGATGCGATGTCCGGAGGGAAAGAGGTCTCCACCATCACTTGGCTGGGGTACGACGCTCCGCAGAGTGTGGTCAAAGACGCACCGTTCCGGCACTATGCCGATGACGGGGCCCCCGCGTTCAACCAGTTCATGGACGGCCTCAATGTGGCCAACAGTACCGACTCCGGAGGACATCACACGGCCATCGGGCACTCATACGGCACGACGCTGATCGGCTCTGCGGCTCGTCAGGGCGAACTGAACGCGGATGACGTGGTGTTCGCAGGGAGTCCAGGTGTGCAGGTAGGGGAGGCATCACAGATGGACGTGCCCAAGGGGCATGTATGGAACGAGGAGGCCGAGGACGACCCAGTGCCCGACCTCGGACGTTTCGGTCACGGCGGCAGCCAATGGCACATGGGCGGTGGAGTGGGCATCATCCCCAGCGATGAATTGTTCGGAGCGAATCAGATGTCCACTGATGGTTCGGAAGGGCATAGCGAATACTGGGTTCGGGACACGGATAGTCTGAGGAATCAGGCAGCGGTCGTAACGGGTCAGTACGGAAAGGTGCAAATTGAGGAATAG
- a CDS encoding endonuclease/exonuclease/phosphatase family protein: protein MAFHRGVPNAVGRVGSLLESFLPWAGVIVVLLLVLALVRRSAVALVAVLLPVGVWVHLFGGLLLPGTEGEGRELVVVQHNVSDENPDPAGTARALIEAGADLVALEELVVPHLSVYEKALAADYPHHVVRGTVGLWSKYPLSGERVVDIKPPSIADGWSRGVRAVVASPYGDVAAYVAHLPSVRVGAGGLASDRRDRSAELLGRAIAAESVDTVVLLGDLNGTVEDRGLEPLTSRLNVAERGFAFSFPASIPLARIDQVMARSATVGHIRTLPATGSDHLPVVARVALG, encoded by the coding sequence ATGGCGTTCCACCGGGGGGTGCCCAACGCCGTCGGGCGGGTCGGGAGTCTGCTGGAGTCCTTTCTGCCGTGGGCCGGCGTGATCGTCGTCCTGTTGCTGGTGCTCGCTCTGGTGCGGCGGTCCGCCGTCGCCCTGGTGGCGGTGCTGCTCCCCGTGGGGGTCTGGGTGCATCTCTTCGGTGGGTTGCTCCTGCCCGGTACGGAGGGCGAGGGGCGCGAGCTCGTCGTCGTCCAGCACAACGTCAGTGATGAGAACCCTGATCCCGCGGGGACCGCCCGGGCGCTGATCGAGGCCGGGGCCGATCTCGTCGCGCTGGAGGAGCTGGTGGTCCCGCACCTGTCCGTGTACGAGAAGGCTCTCGCCGCGGACTATCCGCATCATGTCGTCCGGGGCACCGTCGGGCTCTGGTCCAAGTACCCGCTCAGCGGGGAGCGGGTCGTCGACATCAAGCCCCCGAGCATCGCGGATGGGTGGAGCCGTGGCGTGCGTGCCGTCGTCGCTTCGCCGTACGGGGACGTCGCCGCGTACGTCGCCCACCTGCCCTCCGTCAGGGTCGGGGCCGGTGGGCTCGCGTCCGACCGGAGAGACCGGAGTGCCGAGCTGCTCGGGCGCGCCATCGCCGCCGAGAGCGTCGATACGGTGGTGCTGCTCGGGGATCTCAACGGGACCGTGGAGGACCGGGGGCTGGAGCCCCTCACCTCACGCCTGAACGTGGCCGAGCGCGGCTTCGCCTTCAGTTTCCCCGCTTCCATTCCGCTGGCCCGGATCGATCAGGTCATGGCCCGCTCCGCCACCGTCGGCCACATCCGCACCCTGCCCGCCACCGGCAGCGACCATCTGCCCGTCGTCGCCCGCGTCGCCCTGGGATGA